The following are from one region of the Candidatus Poribacteria bacterium genome:
- a CDS encoding prepilin-type N-terminal cleavage/methylation domain-containing protein gives MNLSIIHSTSEEKDGFTLVEILVTLTLLAAILPALLQAFTTAARNQGLSDNSTTALYLLKFRMAEIEMQGYPDVGEETGEFGENTRYRWRSVVEDVDSEDVENVRRVQVTVTWLHRNRENSMSMSTYIADRQMPQAQQE, from the coding sequence ATGAATTTATCAATTATACACTCGACATCAGAAGAAAAAGACGGTTTTACACTCGTCGAGATACTTGTAACATTAACACTTTTGGCGGCGATCTTACCTGCACTTTTGCAGGCGTTTACTACCGCTGCACGTAATCAGGGACTTTCAGATAACAGTACTACCGCTCTTTACCTCCTTAAATTTCGGATGGCAGAAATTGAGATGCAAGGTTATCCCGATGTTGGTGAAGAAACTGGTGAATTTGGTGAGAATACACGCTATCGTTGGCGTTCTGTCGTCGAGGATGTGGACTCTGAAGACGTTGAAAACGTCCGGCGGGTTCAAGTGACCGTCACATGGCTGCATAGAAACAGAGAAAACTCAATGTCTATGAGTACCTATATTGCCGACCGACAGATGCCACAAGCACAGCAGGAGTAG
- a CDS encoding prepilin-type N-terminal cleavage/methylation domain-containing protein: protein MFRTAIRRALRIAPNSQSQSGFTITELLIVLTLIGILSAISMPTLKSFAATRRLKSSAYSLRSLLTFARDMAITDRATHLVVFDLDRDRYWLASSETFNPANPLTSLLTAQNSTVVAAGQNSATGNPLTTRTSTQQVPLARTGGILGVPNAMERNVTLAAMITNHNGRTASVDSGVEYIYFSPTATSEETVVYLRNSRNQIMSVNVEAASGRVRVRQLTPAEIEMLGFETRN from the coding sequence GTGTTCCGAACGGCTATTCGGCGCGCTCTCCGTATCGCGCCTAATTCTCAATCCCAGAGTGGTTTCACCATTACGGAACTACTAATCGTTTTAACGCTTATCGGCATCCTGTCAGCGATCTCTATGCCGACGCTGAAAAGTTTCGCGGCAACACGCCGTTTGAAGTCTTCAGCCTACTCGCTCCGTAGCCTACTCACGTTTGCCAGAGATATGGCGATCACGGATCGGGCGACGCACTTGGTTGTTTTTGATCTTGACAGGGATCGGTACTGGCTTGCCTCCAGTGAGACGTTCAACCCTGCGAATCCACTCACGTCGTTGCTAACTGCTCAAAATTCCACGGTTGTTGCTGCCGGACAGAACAGCGCGACTGGCAACCCTCTTACAACGCGGACTTCCACTCAGCAGGTTCCTTTGGCACGCACCGGCGGCATCCTTGGTGTGCCAAACGCAATGGAACGAAACGTAACATTAGCCGCAATGATAACCAATCACAACGGCAGAACTGCCAGCGTCGATTCCGGTGTGGAGTATATCTACTTTTCGCCGACTGCGACCTCTGAGGAGACAGTCGTGTACCTGCGGAACTCGCGCAACCAGATAATGTCTGTTAATGTCGAGGCAGCAAGTGGACGTGTCCGGGTCCGACAACTCACACCTGCAGAGATTGAAATGTTAGGTTTTGAGACCCGCAACTAA
- a CDS encoding type II secretion system protein GspG, which produces MATGEYPTTEQGLSALWRAPSPAPLNWDGPYVDSPNFMDPWSNQYVYRQPSSRYGYDYDLYSMGKDGKVGGTELDADITNWVDENAAVN; this is translated from the coding sequence ATAGCCACTGGGGAATATCCGACCACCGAACAGGGCTTAAGTGCGTTATGGCGGGCTCCCAGTCCTGCCCCTCTCAATTGGGATGGCCCGTATGTTGATAGTCCAAATTTCATGGATCCGTGGAGTAATCAATATGTCTATCGCCAACCGAGTAGCCGCTACGGATACGACTACGACCTGTATTCGATGGGTAAAGATGGAAAGGTAGGCGGTACAGAACTGGACGCAGACATCACCAACTGGGTAGATGAGAATGCGGCGGTGAATTAA